The proteins below are encoded in one region of Podarcis raffonei isolate rPodRaf1 chromosome 8, rPodRaf1.pri, whole genome shotgun sequence:
- the DFFB gene encoding DNA fragmentation factor subunit beta, whose amino-acid sequence MAPKAFKIRSLGSDRKFGVAGRSLKELLSKACAFLQLPYTDCQLCLYEDGTEVTEGYFQHIPDHSELILLPPGESWHGYVSEIQRFLDAFSSRMDDVIRAAQGLLSDEEAPKRRKLLADLIQTLSENISGESREEDGRWFEGVDSRFKTKSSYMRYSCESRIRGYMKEVGNYASALHPAVQAKFKEIAEEMLLKLKSERYNGCYFDRREDKKVCLCTPEGWFSCQGPFDAENCPSQHSINPYGNKESRVLFSTWNLDHVIEKKRTVLPTLAEAVKGRDGREVNWEYFYQLLFTVHNLKLVHIACHKKAYHNLSCDKSKIYRKRKGVHKIRK is encoded by the exons ATGGCACCCAAAGCGTTCAAAATCCGTAGCCTCGGCAGCGATCGGAAATTCGGAGTGGCGGGAAGAAGCCTGAAGGAGTTGCTCTCCAAGGCCTGCGCCTTCCTGCAG CTCCCTTACACTGACTGCCAGCTGTGCTTATATGAGGACGGCACAGAGGTGACGGAAGGGTATTTTCAGCATATTCCAGATCATTCGGAACTCATCTTGCTACCCCCAGGAGAGAGCTGGCATGGCT ATGTGAGCGAGATCCAGCGGTTTCTTGACGCCTTTTCTAGCCGAATGGATGATGTTATTCGCGCAGCTCAGGGGCTGCTCTCTGACGAGGAAGCCCCCAAGAGACGGAAGCTGCTGGCTGACCTCATTCAGACTCTCAGTGAAAATATTTCAGGGGAAAGCAGAGAGGAAGATGGGAGATGGTTCGAAG GGGTTGACTCTCGCTTTAAGACGAAGTCCAGTTACATGCGCTACAGCTGTGAGAGCAGGATCCGAGGTTACATGAAAGAG gtCGGCAACTATGCTTCCGCACTCCACCCGGCTGTCCAAGCTAAATTCAAAGAGATTGCGGAAGAGATGCTGTTGAAATTAAAGTCAGAGAGGTACAATGGCTGTTATTTTGACAGGAGAGAAGACAAGAAGGTCTGTCTTTGCACACCAGAAGGCTGGTTCTCTTGTCAA GGCCCTTTTGATGCAGAAAACTGCCCTAGCCAACACTCCATCAATCCGTATGGGAACAAAGAGAGCAGAGTCCTCTTTAGCACCTGGAACCTCGACCACGT AATTGAGAAGAAGCGGACGGTCCTCCCGACGTTAGCAGAAGCTGTAAAGGGCCGAGACGGCAGGGAAGTGAACTGGGAATACTTCTATCAGCTGCTGTTTACCGTCCATAATCTGAAACTGGTGCACATTGCCTGCCACAAGAAAGCCTACCACAACCTCAGCTGTGACAAGAGCAAGATCTACCGAAAACGGAAAGGGGTCCACAAGATCCGGAAGTGA
- the C8H1orf174 gene encoding UPF0688 protein C1orf174 homolog isoform X2, whose amino-acid sequence MRAGSGPSRKATDRRPSKKLKCEKKSLAKREIQGANFCASTSHLLFPKETADKAASGVKFPHLKMMLQSEGKEVPQIAEEMLEAEEDGLCAKPSAPGTDGKALFQPRVQNVEEENEEEEEEEESCGARLSDDSEMEPEVLSQGFKLDNSIFLNEDSNQPLPVDRFFGSVAFMQDLPAHPLSRVSASRRELRKGHFIAKDDDDDEKEEVA is encoded by the exons ATGCGGGCCGGGAGT GGTCCTTCACGCAAAGCAACTGACAGACGCCCTTCAAAGAAGCTAAAATGTGAAAAGAAAAGCCTGGCCAAACGGGAGATACAAGGAGCCAATTTCTGTGCGAGCACCAGCCACCTTCTCTTCCCAAAAGAGACAGCCGATAAAGCCGCCTCAGGCGTGAAGTTTCCACACCTCAAGATGATGCTGCAAAGCGAAGGGAAGGAGGTTCCTCAGATAGCTGAAGAGATGCTGGAGGCTGAAGAGGATGGCCTCTGTGCGAAGCCATCAGCGCCAGGTACGGATGGCAAAGCCCTCTTCCAGCCCCGTGTCCAGAATGTGGAGGAAGagaatgaggaagaagaagaggaagaggagagctgTGGAGCTCGGTTGTCGGATGACTCTGAGATGGAGCCAGAGGTGCTGAGTCAAGGCTTCAAGTTGGACAACAGCATCTTCTTGAATGAGGACAGCAACCAGCCACTGCCAGTAGACCGATTCTTTGGCAGTGTGGCGTTTATGCAG GACCTCCCAGCCCATCCTCTCTCCCGGGTGTCTGCCAGCCGGCGAGAGCTGAGAAAGGGACACTTCATAGCCAAGGACGATGATGACGATGAAAAGGAAGAAGTCGCTTGA
- the CEP104 gene encoding centrosomal protein of 104 kDa, translating to MPHKIGFVVVSSSGHEDGFSAKELMVHAPTINGWRSPRLCQYPQEIVLQMVERCRIRKLQLLAHQYMISSKIEFYISENLPEYFAPYKSERFRRLGYVSLSNNEKTGYKARELKSVYVDAVGQCLKLTFHKNYVNRYNLYSQVALVAINIIGEPADASNDTNHSSREKLIDHYLGNNPDDSALEGTYTGKPDLISPLDDLAFDMYQDPEVAQIIRKLDEKKHEAVRQEHYDHAKKLKQAIADLQKVGERLGRYEVEKRCAVEREDYDLAKQKKQQMEEYRLKVYQQLELHNLLDPDLLIRRPPDLPLEPVAYPTASPQQKRPLLSPRWDKTEAESPEPLPPEKPPEAPSPEPVAAQAISPPAAQAPISTEAFPKINVEFLPYDERPLPTIRKQQEEGFPYLDPEMNEEDPGDTPRSGVVGEPEPLTEKALREASSAIEVFGEGLVAGAYSKTWSYREDSLLAIYKKMTEVSTNTPKDDLKNLLRGAIFLIVRAIKDIVSSVFQASLKLLKMIITQYIPKHKLGKQETTFCVERTFPNLLSRTGDSSARLRVAAANFIQEMALCNEVKPLQIIPAHLVQPVKPNSPTHLAMSQVELVERLLKDMGTDNTGFTVDNVMRFATGALEHRVYEVRETALRIILDMYRQHRAVILDYLPPDDANTRKNILYKTLFDGFAKIDGKLTEAEIRAQRKTATDEAEKQKKDEIKVLQGQLAALKDMQTEAQAVKEKENDFQKSKAQAEFLKKAPQPPKADTPDDHTSVANYLDNLCIFCGERDESFTEEGLDLHYWKRCPMLTRCEFCKQVVEIASLTEHLLTECDKKDNFDKCPRCCEALPKDELPRHVKGKACNPAKPEKVANHCPLCHENFTPGEEAWKVHLMGKDGCRMNLRRTQSLNKSMPMQPVAGRPVGAPLNRSGPMGMKLRSPSVGSKIPTPRGGMNKSTGRTYAKR from the exons ATGCCGCACAAGATTGGGTTTGTTGTTGTAAGTTCATCAGGGCATGAGGATGGCTTCAGTGCAAAAGAACTGATGGTCCACGCCCCAACCATCAATGGCTGGAGGTCACCAAG GCTCTGCCAGTATCCCCAAGAAATCGTCCTTCAGATGGTGGAGCGATGTAGGATTCGAAAACTGCAGTTGCTCGCTCACCAGTACATGATTTCTAGCAAGATTGAATTCTACATCAGCGAGAACCTGCCTGAATATTTCGCACCATACAAATCAGAGAGGTTCCGAAGGCTAGG TTACGTGTCTCTCTCAAATAATGAGAAAACTGGCTACAAGGCACGAGAACTGAAATCCGTCTACGTAGATGCTGTTGGCCAATGCCTAAAGTTGACGTTCCACAAAAACTATGTCAATAGGTACAACCTGTACAGTCAG gtTGCTCTTGTAGCAATAAATATCATTGGAGAGCCTGCAGATGCCAGCAATGACACTAATCAT TCTTCTAGAGAGAAGCTGATTGACCATTACCTTGGAAACAACCCAGATGACTCGGCCTTGGAAGGAACATACACCGG GAAGCCAGATTTGATTTCACCACTGGATGACCTGGCTTTTGACATGTACCAAGATCCAGAGGTGGCGCAGATAATCCGCAAGCTGGATGAGAAAAAGCACGAAGCAGTGCGCCAGGAGCATTACGACCATGCCAAGAAACTCAAGCAAGCTATTGCAGACCTGCAGAAG GTTGGCGAGCGGCTGGGCCGCTACGAAGTGGAGAAGCGTTGCGCCGTCGAGCGGGAGGACTATGACCTCGCCAAGCAGAAGAAGCAGCAGATGGAGGAGTACCGCCTCAAAGTGTACCAGCAGCTGGAGCTGCACAATCTCCTCGACCCAGATCTGTTG ATCCGGCGGCCTCCTGACTTGCCTCTGGAGCCTGTGGCTTATCCCACCGCTTCTCCCCAGCAGAAAAGGCCTCTGCTTTCACCCCGGTGGGACAAAACCGAAGCAGAGAGTCCTGAGCCGCTGCCTCCTGAAAAGCCACCAGAAGCTCCTTCTCCAGAGCCCGTTGCAGCTCAGGCCATCTCTCCTCCTGCCGCCCAGGCCCCCATCTCCACCGAGGCTTTTCCAAAGATCAAC GTTGAATTCTTGCCTTACGATGAGAGGCCCCTCCCAACTATTCgtaagcagcaggaggaaggcttTCCCTACTTGGACCCTGAGATGAACGAGGAGGACCCTGGGGACACCCCGAGAAGTGGTGTCGTCGGAGAGCCAGAGCCGTTGACCGAGAAAGCTCTGAGGGAGGCCAGCTCAGCCATTGAAGTGTTTGGGGAAGGCCTG GTTGCAGGGGCCTATTCCAAGACATGGTCTTACCGCGAAGACTCGTTGCTCGCCATATACAAAAAGATGACGGAAGTATCCACAAACACGCCAAAGGATGACCTGAAGAACCTCCTTCGGGGCGCCATCTTCCTCATAGTGAGAGCCATAAAAGACATAGTCTCCTCG GTTTTTCAAGCTTCCTTAAAGCTCCTAAAGATGATCATCACGCAGTACATCCCCAAGCATAAACTTGGGAAGCAAGAGACCACTTTCTGCGTGGAAAGGACCTTCCCCAACCTTCTCTCCAGGACAGGGGACTCCTCTGCCCGCCTTCGTGTAGCGGCTGCCAACTTCATCCAG GAAATGGCCCTCTGTAACGAAGTGAAGCCTCTTCAGATTATACCTGCTCACCTGGTGCAGCCTGTGAAGCCAAATTCCCCTACACATCTTGCAATGAGCCAGGTGGAATTAGTGGAACGCTTGCTGAAAGATATGGGGACGGATAACACCGGTTTTACTGTCGATAACGTCATGCGG TTTGCAACGGGAGCTCTGGAGCATCGAGTATATGAGGTCCGGGAAACAGCCCTCCGGATCATCCTGGATATGTATCGGCAGCACCGAGCCGTCATCCTGGATTACCTTCCTCCTGATGATGCCAACACACGCAAGAACATTCTGTACAAGACACTTTTTGATGGGTTTGCTAAAATAGACGGCAAACTCACAGAAGCAGAAATAAGG GCGCAGAGAAAGACGGCTACCGACGAAGctgaaaagcaaaagaaagatgAGATCAAAGTGTTGCAAGGTCAGCTGGCAGCTCTGAAGGACATGCAGACGGAAGCTCAGGCTGTAAAG GAGAAAGAGAATGATTTTCAGAAGTCCAAGGCTCAAG cCGAGTTCTTGAAAAAAGCCCCACAGCCTCCAAAAGCAGACACTCCAGATGATCACACCTCAGTTGCAAATTACCTCGACAA CCTCTGCATCTTCTGTGGGGAGAGAGATGAATCCTTCACAGAGGAAGGCCTGGATCTCCACTACTGGAAACGTTGCCCAATGCTGACAAGGTGCGAGTTCTGCAAACAG GTGGTTGAGATTGCCAGCCTGACGGAGCACCTGCTGACAGAGTGCGACAAAAAGGACAACTTTGACAAGTGTCCGCGCTGCTGCGAAGCCCTGCCGAAGGACGAGCTGCCCCGGCATGTCAAGGGAAAGGCCTGCAACC CTGCCAAGCCTGAAAAAGTGGCCAATCACTGTCCGTTGTGCCATGAGAATTTCACGCCAGGAGAGGAG GCCTGGAAGGTGCACCTCATGGGCAAAGACGGCTGCCGCATGAACCTGAGACGGACCCAGTCCTTGAACAAGAGCATGCCAATGCAGCCAGTTGCCG GCAGGCCTGTCGGAGCACCTCTCAACCGATCTGGGCCGATGGGCATGAAGCTTCGCTCCCCATCGGTTGGCAGCAAGATCCCCACCCCACGAGGAGGCATGAATAAAAGCACTGGCAGAACGTATGCAAAGCGATGA
- the C8H1orf174 gene encoding UPF0688 protein C1orf174 homolog isoform X1, which translates to MLHHRGLPVGPSRKATDRRPSKKLKCEKKSLAKREIQGANFCASTSHLLFPKETADKAASGVKFPHLKMMLQSEGKEVPQIAEEMLEAEEDGLCAKPSAPGTDGKALFQPRVQNVEEENEEEEEEEESCGARLSDDSEMEPEVLSQGFKLDNSIFLNEDSNQPLPVDRFFGSVAFMQDLPAHPLSRVSASRRELRKGHFIAKDDDDDEKEEVA; encoded by the exons ATGCTTCACCATAGAGGGTTGCCCGTT GGTCCTTCACGCAAAGCAACTGACAGACGCCCTTCAAAGAAGCTAAAATGTGAAAAGAAAAGCCTGGCCAAACGGGAGATACAAGGAGCCAATTTCTGTGCGAGCACCAGCCACCTTCTCTTCCCAAAAGAGACAGCCGATAAAGCCGCCTCAGGCGTGAAGTTTCCACACCTCAAGATGATGCTGCAAAGCGAAGGGAAGGAGGTTCCTCAGATAGCTGAAGAGATGCTGGAGGCTGAAGAGGATGGCCTCTGTGCGAAGCCATCAGCGCCAGGTACGGATGGCAAAGCCCTCTTCCAGCCCCGTGTCCAGAATGTGGAGGAAGagaatgaggaagaagaagaggaagaggagagctgTGGAGCTCGGTTGTCGGATGACTCTGAGATGGAGCCAGAGGTGCTGAGTCAAGGCTTCAAGTTGGACAACAGCATCTTCTTGAATGAGGACAGCAACCAGCCACTGCCAGTAGACCGATTCTTTGGCAGTGTGGCGTTTATGCAG GACCTCCCAGCCCATCCTCTCTCCCGGGTGTCTGCCAGCCGGCGAGAGCTGAGAAAGGGACACTTCATAGCCAAGGACGATGATGACGATGAAAAGGAAGAAGTCGCTTGA